From a region of the Triticum aestivum cultivar Chinese Spring chromosome 7D, IWGSC CS RefSeq v2.1, whole genome shotgun sequence genome:
- the LOC123171145 gene encoding nuclear intron maturase 1, mitochondrial produces MHPRRVAEKALAYADFIMQNSGRTRTNASTVDRLPVGLIIADIKELAAFFSLIHFSHPSLSGHPSVCSHSHRPPPVRTKTSPPMPPPRAALRRLLPATGIQPIRRRPAPPPPADRSPLPDPYALLVHDPIDLLSSLWRRAFAHPPSSPFPNLSGYASRLDLWLLSYQRACAHATGSFPPRQAVPLPTLHSLLRLRAAALRRHPAFPWGASTHLLLRSPADAPSTVPVSRRKLTARLANAPPPFQDHVVQELLLLLLEPVFEPRFSPKSHAFRPGRGPHTAIRSVRSGFAGYLWFITADLTTVVDALSSDTILSCVEKAVSDRKVLSLLKSALNAPVRPGSVPPREKDLDGLSKKRLKRKVLRKSRKKKVLNEDEPKPDPYWLRLFFGFAPEQACHVPEYGHCGIISPLLANVCLNELDWWMEERINEYFRPSRHDSIWKEAGDEGCHNPSWPEFVPSSGREKTRKMDFLRFGSHVLIGVRGPREDAVEIRRQLMEFCERTFGLRPENSSVEIEHITRGIEFLDHVIARRVIYPTLRYTASGGNIVSEKGIGTLLSVTASLQRCIRHFRKLELVKGDRDPEPLPCSPMLYSGQAHTNSQMNKFLETMADWYRYADNRKKIVGFCAYVIRSSLAKLYAARYRLKSRAKVYKIASRDLSRPLRESTNNDAPEYSDLLRMGVVDIIEGVQFARMSSIPSCDYTTFPRNWVPHHELVLHEYIKLQDPKFFCELHKTIKRREISSPQDDVSKMVWHYKVHGVYDNNRVSKKLNEWRSNDEAVNGDTQLLLDK; encoded by the coding sequence CCTAGCCTCTCAGGCCACCCGAGTGTGTGTAGTCACAGTCACCGCCCACCACCTGTTCGAACAAAAACCTCCCCTCCGATGCCACCGCCGCGCGCAGCGCTTCGCCGTCTTCTCCCCGCCACCGGCATCCAACCtatccggcgccgccccgcgccgcctccaccAGCCGACCGGAGCCCCCTGCCCGACCCCTACGCTCTCCTCGTCCACGACCCCATCGACCTCCTCTCCTCGCTGTGGCGCCGCGCCTTCGCGCACCcgccctcctcccccttccccaaCCTCTCCGGCTACGCCTCCCGCCTCGACCTCTGGCTCCTCTCCTACCAGCGCGCCTGCGCCCACGCCACCGGCTCCTTCCCGCCGCGCCAGGCCGTCCCGCTCCCCACCCTCCACTCCCTcctccgcctccgcgccgccgccctccgccgtcacCCCGCCTTCCCCTGGGGCGCCTCCAcccacctcctcctccgctccCCCGCCGACGCCCCCTCCACCGTCCCCGTCTCCCGCCGCAAGCTCACTGCCCGCCTAGCCAACGCCCCGCCCCCCTTCCAGGACCACGTCGTCCAggagctcctcctcctgctcctcgaaCCCGTCTTCGAGCCCCGGTTCTCCCCCAAGTCCCACGCCTTCCGCCCTGGACGCGGGCCCCACACTGCCATCCGCTCCGTTCGCTCCGGCTTTGCCGGCTACCTCTGGTTCATCACTGCAGACCTCACAACCGTGGTCGACGCCTTATCGTCAGACACCATTCTGTCCTGTGTGGAGAAGGCCGTCTCTGATCGCAAGGTGCTGTCTTTGCTCAAGTCGGCGCTCAACGCCCCAGTCCGGCCCGGGTCTGTGCCTCCAAGGGAGAAGGATCTCGATGGGCTAAGCAAGAAGAGGCTAAAAAGGAAGGTGCTCAggaagagcaggaagaagaaggtgCTTAATGAGGATGAGCCCAAGCCAGACCCTTATTGGCTGAGACTGTTCTTTGGGTTCGCCCCAGAACAGGCGTGTCACGTGCCGGAATATGGGCATTGCGGGATAATTAGTCCATTGCTCGCCAATGTGTGCCTTAATGAGTTGGATTGGTGGATGGAGGAGAGGATTAACGAGTACTTCCGCCCGTCAAGGCATGATTCGATATGGAAGGAGGCGGGCGATGAGGGATGTCATAATCCATCTTGGCCTGAGTTTGTTCCATCAAGTGGGAGGGAGAAGACCAGGAAGATGGATTTCCTTAGATTTGGCTCTCATGTGTTGATTGGGGTCCGGGGGCCGAGGGAGGACGCGGTTGAGATAAGGAGGCAACTAATGGAGTTTTGTGAGAGAACATTTGGTTTGAGGCCAGAGAATTCGTCAGTGGAGATTGAGCACATCACAAGGGGGATTGAATTCTTGGATCATGTCATTGCCCGCCGGGTCATCTACCCAACCTTGCGATATACCGCCAGTGGAGGAAACATTGTGAGTGAGAAGGGTATTGGAACATTGTTATCTGTCACAGCAAGCTTGCAGAGGTGCATAAGGCATTTCAGAAAGCTTGAGCTTGTAAAGGGGGACAGGGATCCTGAGCCATTACCGTGTTCACCAATGCTGTACTCTGGGCAGGCACACACTAATTCTCAGATGAACAAATTTCTTGAGACCATGGCTGATTGGTATAGGTATGCGGACAACCGGAAGAAGATTGTAGGGTTCTGCGCATATGTTATACGCAGCTCTTTGGCAAAGCTTTATGCAGCAAGGTATAGACTAAAATCCCGTGCTAAGGTTTACAAGATTGCATCGCGTGATCTCAGCCGCCCGTTGAGGGAGAGCACAAACAATGATGCACCAGAATACTCTGATCTCTTGAGGATGGGAGTTGTTGATATTATTGAGGGTGTACAATTTGCGCGCATGTCATCAATTCCATCATGTGATTATACAACTTTCCCTAGAAACTGGGTACCTCACCATGAGCTTGTATTGCACGAGTATATCAAACTGCAAGATCCAAAGTTCTTCTGCGAACTTCACAAGACAATCAAACGACGGGAGATAAGTTCACCACAGGATGACGTATCGAAGATGGTGTGGCATTATAAGGTTCATGGTGTTTATGATAATAACAGGGTCTCAAAGAAATTAAATGAATGGAGGAGTAATGATGAAGCTGTCAATGGGGACACACAACTTCTGTTGGATAAGTAG